One region of Epilithonimonas zeae genomic DNA includes:
- a CDS encoding ribonuclease H-like YkuK family protein produces the protein METQQQKWQNMNGKIFRNSITNLVEEAIIRELANGHRLKVCVGSDSHVYGDTISYATAVVVIREGKGAFTFIRKQREFQTISIKERMLNEVNKSVEIAYAICSILETYNVEMEVHADINTDPDFKSNIALKDAMGYILGMGYTFKAKPFAFASSNCADMMV, from the coding sequence ATGGAAACGCAACAACAAAAATGGCAGAATATGAATGGAAAAATCTTCCGAAATTCTATCACCAATTTGGTAGAAGAAGCCATCATCCGCGAACTAGCCAACGGACACCGACTGAAAGTTTGTGTGGGTTCAGATTCCCACGTTTACGGCGATACAATCAGTTATGCAACGGCAGTCGTTGTTATTCGTGAGGGAAAAGGAGCGTTTACATTTATCAGAAAACAAAGAGAGTTTCAAACAATCAGTATCAAAGAACGAATGCTGAACGAGGTTAACAAATCTGTAGAAATCGCTTATGCAATCTGTTCTATTTTGGAAACTTATAATGTGGAAATGGAAGTTCACGCCGATATCAATACGGATCCGGATTTCAAATCCAATATCGCTTTGAAAGATGCAATGGGCTACATTTTGGGAATGGGCTACACTTTTAAGGCAAAACCATTTGCATTCGCAAGTTCCAACTGTGCTGATATGATGGTGTAA
- a CDS encoding TROVE domain-containing protein: MKFNFLRKSNRVVTNYEGAKAYTMTPAEELYSAVVTTGLSNTSYEKGNERLTRIQSLIQKNDPDFVAKLAVYARKDMYLRSIPLVLTTELAKQTSGTDLVSRTVDGVIQRADEITELLAYYQLANERTDAKKLNMLSKQIQKGLVKSFNKFDEYQFAKYNRKAEVTLKDALFLVHPKAKDENQQAIFNKIVNDSLETPYTWEVELSVLGQTKFADDAQRKSAFKSKWEELIFSNKLGYMATLRNLRNILEANVSSEAMYKVCNYLSDEKAVRNSKQLPFRFLSAYRELKNIDSKYISSILEALEDAVMVSAINIKGFGFETSVVIAADVSGSMQKPVSPKSKVLLYDIGLLMAMMLQSQCKNVITGMFGDIWKRVPMPKNGILRNVDAFYKREGEVGYSTNGYLVIEDLIRRNEKVDKVMLFTDTQLWNSNVTNDSFEYSWNRYKKINPNAKLYIFDLAGYGKQPLDIRKNDVYLIAGWSDKIFDVLNALEDRKSAVEMIKKVVL; the protein is encoded by the coding sequence ATGAAATTTAATTTTTTAAGAAAATCAAATAGAGTAGTAACCAACTACGAAGGTGCAAAAGCTTACACGATGACACCTGCAGAAGAATTGTACAGTGCTGTTGTTACAACAGGATTATCCAATACTTCTTATGAAAAAGGAAATGAGAGATTGACGAGAATTCAGTCCTTAATCCAAAAAAACGACCCGGATTTCGTGGCGAAATTAGCAGTTTATGCAAGAAAAGATATGTATTTGCGTTCGATTCCGCTGGTTTTGACAACCGAATTGGCAAAGCAGACTTCAGGTACAGACTTGGTAAGTAGAACCGTTGACGGTGTTATCCAAAGAGCGGATGAAATCACAGAATTGTTGGCATATTACCAATTAGCAAACGAAAGAACAGATGCTAAAAAGTTGAACATGCTTTCAAAACAAATCCAGAAAGGTTTGGTAAAATCATTCAACAAATTTGATGAATACCAATTCGCAAAATACAACAGAAAAGCGGAAGTAACTTTGAAAGATGCTTTGTTCCTGGTTCATCCAAAAGCAAAAGATGAAAATCAACAGGCTATCTTCAACAAAATTGTAAACGACTCGTTGGAAACACCTTACACTTGGGAAGTTGAACTTTCGGTTTTGGGTCAGACTAAATTTGCGGATGATGCGCAAAGAAAATCAGCTTTCAAAAGCAAATGGGAAGAATTGATTTTCAGTAACAAATTGGGTTATATGGCGACATTAAGAAACCTTAGAAATATCTTGGAAGCCAACGTTTCTTCTGAAGCAATGTACAAAGTTTGCAATTATTTGTCGGATGAAAAAGCGGTTAGAAACTCAAAACAATTGCCATTCAGATTTTTGTCAGCGTACAGAGAATTGAAAAACATTGATTCAAAGTACATCTCATCAATCTTGGAAGCATTGGAAGATGCAGTGATGGTGAGTGCAATAAACATCAAAGGTTTTGGTTTCGAAACTTCGGTTGTGATTGCGGCAGACGTTTCCGGTTCTATGCAAAAACCGGTTTCTCCGAAGTCCAAAGTTTTGCTTTATGATATCGGTTTACTGATGGCGATGATGTTACAGTCGCAATGCAAAAACGTGATTACGGGTATGTTTGGTGACATTTGGAAAAGAGTTCCGATGCCGAAAAATGGTATTCTGAGAAACGTAGATGCTTTCTACAAAAGGGAAGGTGAAGTTGGTTATTCCACAAACGGTTATCTTGTGATTGAGGATTTAATCAGAAGAAACGAAAAAGTGGACAAAGTAATGTTGTTTACCGATACTCAATTGTGGAACAGCAATGTAACCAATGATTCTTTTGAATATTCCTGGAATCGATATAAAAAAATCAATCCAAATGCGAAATTGTATATTTTTGATTTGGCCGGCTACGGAAAACAACCGTTGGATATCAGAAAAAATGATGTCTATCTTATCGCAGGCTGGTCCGACAAAATCTTCGATGTACTGAATGCTTTGGAAGACCGAAAATCTGCAGTAGAAATGATTAAAAAAGTAGTGCTGTAA
- a CDS encoding DUF6584 family protein codes for MGTIFYRIDEDLKAGRKKKACDRLRNLINEFPDDISLREKLGQIYYDSGFKDEAGKFWILSEIQGFEMKEAVDIYRNSLSNSGNAILKDIVFRGDKNQLSEYSKNILNELESDSFRKTRHIPEFKRKDREKRKLYRI; via the coding sequence ATGGGAACTATTTTCTATAGAATAGATGAAGACCTAAAAGCAGGAAGAAAGAAAAAAGCCTGTGATAGACTGAGAAATCTGATTAATGAATTTCCTGATGATATTTCTTTAAGAGAAAAACTAGGACAAATTTACTATGATTCAGGATTTAAAGATGAAGCTGGAAAGTTTTGGATTTTATCTGAAATTCAGGGCTTTGAAATGAAAGAAGCTGTTGATATTTACAGAAATTCTTTAAGCAATTCGGGAAATGCTATTTTAAAAGATATTGTTTTCCGTGGAGATAAAAATCAACTTTCAGAATACTCAAAAAATATTTTAAATGAATTAGAATCTGACAGTTTTAGAAAAACAAGACACATTCCTGAATTTAAAAGAAAAGATAGAGAAAAAAGGAAATTATATAGAATCTAA
- a CDS encoding Crp/Fnr family transcriptional regulator, whose product MFEIFLKYLTDKIELSDPEMQLIESVCKTKKLRKKQFLFQEGEVWHYNAFICRGLVKTFSIAENGTEHIINFAPENYWTGDRESLINGTPSRLNIDAIEPTELILIEKADFEKLCAEIPQLNQMVNQIIQKSFIVSQDRILATISFTAEEKYQSFLNKYPDIVNRIPQHMIASYIGITPETLTRLRRNRVKK is encoded by the coding sequence ATGTTCGAGATTTTCCTAAAATACCTTACCGACAAAATAGAACTTTCCGATCCGGAAATGCAATTAATAGAATCTGTCTGCAAAACCAAAAAACTCCGCAAGAAACAATTTCTTTTTCAGGAAGGAGAAGTTTGGCATTATAACGCATTTATTTGCAGAGGCTTGGTAAAAACATTTTCTATTGCTGAAAACGGAACAGAACACATCATCAACTTCGCTCCCGAAAATTATTGGACTGGCGACCGTGAAAGTTTAATTAATGGAACCCCTTCTCGTTTGAATATTGATGCTATCGAACCTACAGAATTGATTTTAATAGAAAAAGCAGATTTTGAAAAGCTCTGCGCAGAAATACCTCAACTGAATCAAATGGTCAATCAGATTATCCAGAAAAGCTTTATTGTTTCACAGGATAGAATTTTGGCTACTATCAGTTTTACGGCAGAAGAAAAATATCAGAGTTTCCTCAATAAATATCCTGATATTGTCAATCGTATTCCTCAACATATGATTGCTTCTTATATTGGAATTACTCCCGAAACTCTTACCAGACTGCGTAGGAATAGGGTTAAGAAATAG
- a CDS encoding helix-turn-helix domain-containing protein: protein MGKIISFVTVKYLLKRLMLLKMTKPETLEEYYAKYNFIKTPDLSREEGHFNVFKIEVLSPEYANTITYGRKDYFKICLVTGKSKIHYADKSFEILQNGLLFANPLIPYSWEPLEKKQEGFSCIFTESFFNEFGHLKKYPVFQPDGYPVFELEESEKNTLTKIFTEIMSEKNSDFEFKDDVIRNNILQLIHSALKMRPSPHLMVEKNTAANRITTLFLELLENQFPIRNTLNGLRLRTASEFAAQMALHVNHLNKSVKEVTQKTTSDLISDRILREAKIMLKHSSWAISDIAYSLGFEGPSHFSTFFKKRLRISPSQFRGTKE from the coding sequence ATGGGAAAAATTATTAGTTTTGTTACTGTAAAATATTTACTGAAAAGGTTGATGCTTTTAAAAATGACAAAACCAGAAACATTAGAAGAATATTATGCGAAGTATAATTTCATTAAAACCCCTGACTTAAGCAGAGAAGAGGGACATTTTAATGTTTTTAAAATTGAAGTGCTTTCTCCGGAATACGCCAATACAATCACATACGGACGGAAAGATTATTTTAAAATTTGTTTGGTTACAGGAAAGAGTAAAATTCACTATGCCGATAAGAGTTTCGAAATTCTTCAAAACGGACTTTTATTTGCCAATCCTCTCATCCCTTACAGCTGGGAGCCTTTAGAAAAAAAGCAAGAGGGATTCAGCTGCATTTTTACCGAATCGTTTTTCAATGAATTTGGACATTTAAAAAAGTATCCTGTTTTTCAGCCAGATGGATATCCCGTTTTTGAATTGGAAGAGTCAGAAAAAAATACCCTGACAAAAATTTTCACTGAGATTATGAGTGAAAAGAATTCAGATTTCGAATTTAAGGATGATGTTATCCGGAACAATATTTTACAATTGATTCATTCGGCTCTGAAAATGCGACCATCTCCTCATTTAATGGTAGAAAAAAATACAGCCGCAAACAGGATTACAACACTTTTTTTAGAGCTTCTGGAAAATCAATTTCCAATTCGCAACACCCTCAACGGATTACGTTTACGAACTGCATCCGAATTTGCTGCGCAAATGGCTTTACACGTCAATCATCTCAATAAGTCGGTGAAGGAAGTTACCCAAAAAACCACTTCAGACCTTATTTCAGACCGGATACTTCGTGAGGCTAAGATTATGCTTAAACACAGCTCGTGGGCGATTTCTGACATTGCATACAGTCTAGGTTTTGAAGGGCCATCGCATTTTAGTACATTTTTTAAAAAGCGGTTGCGGATTTCACCAAGTCAGTTTAGAGGAACAAAAGAGTAA
- a CDS encoding nuclear transport factor 2 family protein — protein MKTKEQIKVAAQNAFKNHLEFLSTGQIEKWVELFDNDGELEFPYGPKDFPKKVKGKQELFEYMKNFPKHFKVEFQNLHFHATEDPTLVIAEFTSEGNAISTGKPYNQKYISVVTTDTEGNILKYVDFWNPMVALEAIDAPLSEFVQD, from the coding sequence ATGAAAACTAAAGAACAAATTAAAGTTGCAGCGCAAAATGCATTTAAAAATCATCTTGAATTTTTATCTACCGGCCAAATCGAAAAATGGGTAGAGCTGTTTGATAATGATGGCGAACTGGAGTTTCCCTATGGTCCGAAAGATTTTCCTAAAAAAGTAAAAGGAAAACAAGAATTATTTGAGTATATGAAAAATTTTCCTAAACATTTTAAAGTAGAGTTTCAAAATCTTCATTTCCACGCTACAGAAGACCCTACGCTGGTAATTGCAGAATTTACAAGTGAGGGAAATGCAATATCTACAGGTAAGCCTTATAATCAGAAATATATTTCTGTGGTAACCACCGATACAGAAGGCAATATTTTAAAGTATGTAGATTTCTGGAATCCTATGGTTGCTCTGGAAGCCATCGATGCTCCTTTGAGTGAATTTGTACAAGATTAA
- a CDS encoding SDR family oxidoreductase has protein sequence MNKTVFITGTSTGFGKLTAITLAKAGYTVIAGMRGVSGKNEAVAKELGALPNLEVVEIDVIDDVSVTNAFEKVLQKYGKIDVLVNNAAVSGFGLLEAYSLDRIRQMFEVNFYGVIRTYQAVLPSMRENKSGLIINITSGASAHTSPFMIPYFASKFGVESITEGLQDELKQFNIDNVSIQPGVYPTEMNTGEKAGVNADKPEIATLYDPVATEQFNTIGAALFGKMKEFNMNPQTIADGILELIQMKEGSRPLRFPLDAVAQGTDLEFINARAELKAKWLAKYSE, from the coding sequence ATGAACAAAACAGTTTTTATCACAGGAACAAGCACAGGATTTGGAAAATTAACAGCAATCACTTTAGCAAAAGCAGGATACACCGTAATTGCAGGAATGCGCGGCGTGTCAGGAAAGAATGAAGCCGTAGCTAAAGAATTGGGAGCACTGCCTAATTTAGAAGTCGTTGAAATCGATGTAATCGACGATGTCTCAGTAACCAATGCTTTTGAAAAAGTACTTCAGAAATACGGTAAAATTGATGTGCTAGTCAATAACGCCGCTGTTTCAGGTTTCGGATTGTTGGAAGCTTATAGCCTGGACAGAATCCGCCAAATGTTTGAAGTGAATTTCTATGGAGTTATCCGGACTTATCAGGCTGTATTGCCTTCTATGAGGGAGAATAAGAGCGGTCTGATTATCAACATCACTTCCGGAGCAAGCGCTCATACCTCTCCTTTTATGATTCCCTATTTTGCATCGAAATTCGGTGTTGAAAGCATTACAGAAGGTTTGCAGGACGAATTGAAACAATTCAATATCGACAACGTTTCCATCCAGCCCGGAGTTTATCCCACAGAAATGAATACGGGCGAAAAAGCAGGAGTTAATGCCGATAAACCAGAAATTGCGACACTTTACGATCCCGTTGCGACAGAACAATTCAATACGATTGGTGCAGCATTATTCGGTAAAATGAAAGAATTTAATATGAATCCTCAAACCATTGCAGACGGAATTTTGGAACTAATTCAGATGAAAGAAGGTTCTCGTCCGTTACGTTTTCCGTTGGACGCTGTTGCGCAGGGAACAGATTTGGAATTCATCAATGCCAGAGCCGAATTGAAAGCAAAATGGTTGGCAAAATATAGCGAATAA
- a CDS encoding VOC family protein, which produces MSNLKKQIKANATAVASALLLSAAVSNTSAQEKTGIIGIDHVGINVPNTKQAVNFFTDVLGFSAVTTLGPIPLDDAWKKNNHMNAKTGPVTIKMVKAGTGANIELFEYQDNKGNSQQPGGDDIGASHIAFYTNDISKSVTYLKSKGVQFLGEPFLMPSGDTEGETWVYFVTPWGSKMELVSYPNGKGYEKKNPATILWSPKNVVKNQTEKSDSKPLSEAEIKSLVEGHLAIWNERDLKKREKLMSKIYADDIEMVDSHFIAVGHKEINGFVDGLQQKSPNSKFSHIKAIDVNHNIARLYWQNGTPEKPDAVTGMDLFVFENGKAVKLYVFVDNKN; this is translated from the coding sequence ATGAGCAATTTAAAAAAACAAATCAAAGCCAACGCAACAGCAGTAGCAAGTGCACTTTTATTATCAGCAGCAGTTTCAAACACTTCAGCACAGGAAAAAACTGGAATTATTGGAATTGATCACGTTGGAATCAACGTTCCGAATACGAAACAGGCGGTGAATTTCTTTACAGACGTTTTGGGATTTTCAGCAGTTACAACTTTAGGTCCGATTCCTTTGGATGACGCTTGGAAAAAGAACAATCATATGAATGCGAAAACCGGTCCCGTAACCATCAAAATGGTAAAAGCAGGAACAGGAGCCAACATCGAATTATTCGAATATCAAGACAACAAAGGAAATTCTCAACAACCAGGAGGAGACGATATAGGAGCAAGCCACATTGCTTTTTATACCAATGACATCAGCAAAAGTGTAACGTATCTTAAAAGCAAAGGCGTTCAATTTTTAGGAGAACCGTTTTTGATGCCGTCTGGAGATACAGAAGGAGAAACTTGGGTGTATTTCGTAACACCGTGGGGTTCTAAAATGGAATTGGTTTCTTATCCAAACGGAAAAGGTTATGAAAAGAAAAATCCGGCAACAATTTTATGGTCACCTAAAAATGTTGTAAAAAATCAAACCGAAAAATCAGATTCTAAACCACTTTCTGAAGCAGAAATTAAATCTTTAGTAGAAGGACATTTAGCAATCTGGAACGAGAGAGATCTTAAAAAACGTGAAAAATTAATGTCAAAAATCTATGCTGATGATATTGAAATGGTGGACAGTCATTTTATCGCAGTTGGTCACAAAGAAATCAATGGTTTTGTGGATGGATTGCAGCAGAAAAGTCCAAATTCTAAGTTTTCCCATATCAAAGCAATAGACGTTAATCACAACATTGCAAGACTCTACTGGCAAAACGGAACTCCCGAAAAACCAGATGCTGTAACAGGAATGGATTTATTCGTTTTCGAAAACGGTAAAGCTGTGAAACTATATGTTTTTGTAGATAACAAAAATTAA
- a CDS encoding nuclear transport factor 2 family protein, whose protein sequence is MKASVINQNSANETLIRELYRIAEEQDTQGFVDLFAEDGYFWDVSAGKKYYGQDIGKTVDVYATAFPDMHRELYDLYVLENENTVVVELSLNGTHKGPLELPSGTIPATNKTIQTPCCDVFKIENGKIKSFHCYTAATILLSQLGIF, encoded by the coding sequence ATGAAAGCATCAGTAATCAATCAAAATTCAGCCAACGAAACATTAATCCGTGAATTGTACAGAATCGCAGAAGAACAGGATACACAAGGTTTTGTAGATCTTTTTGCAGAAGACGGCTATTTCTGGGACGTATCCGCAGGAAAAAAGTATTATGGACAAGACATCGGGAAAACGGTGGATGTTTATGCAACAGCTTTTCCGGATATGCACAGGGAATTGTATGATCTTTACGTATTGGAAAATGAGAACACAGTAGTAGTAGAATTATCTTTAAACGGAACTCATAAAGGCCCGCTTGAGTTACCTTCCGGAACTATTCCTGCGACAAATAAAACCATACAAACCCCTTGTTGTGATGTTTTCAAAATCGAGAATGGAAAAATAAAATCATTTCATTGTTACACGGCTGCAACGATACTTTTAAGTCAATTGGGCATCTTCTAA
- a CDS encoding nitroreductase family protein, translated as MKNIIELLKWRYATKKMTGEKISSEKINNILEVAHLAPSGVGLQPYEIIVISNPKIKKKILPIAMNQPQIVESSHLLVFAVWDEYSKERIDNVFDYITEKRSVDSAHYDKQRAFSKQFFGNMSIEENFHHAAKQANIALGLAIIAAASEGIDSTPMEGFDPFGLDEFLQLSSKGLRSSMLLALGYRDTKNDWNLNQKKVRKPFEEFVTFL; from the coding sequence ATGAAAAATATCATAGAATTACTGAAATGGAGATATGCCACAAAAAAAATGACAGGCGAGAAAATCTCTTCAGAAAAAATCAATAACATATTGGAAGTGGCTCATTTGGCACCTTCCGGAGTTGGATTACAGCCTTACGAAATCATCGTTATCAGCAATCCCAAAATTAAAAAGAAAATATTACCGATAGCAATGAATCAGCCTCAAATAGTAGAGTCATCGCATCTTTTAGTTTTCGCTGTTTGGGACGAATATTCCAAAGAAAGAATTGATAACGTATTCGATTATATTACAGAAAAACGCAGTGTAGATTCTGCTCATTATGATAAACAAAGAGCATTTTCAAAACAGTTTTTCGGAAATATGAGCATCGAAGAAAACTTTCATCACGCAGCAAAACAGGCGAACATCGCGCTGGGTTTGGCTATTATTGCGGCGGCTTCCGAAGGAATAGATTCGACACCAATGGAAGGTTTTGACCCGTTTGGACTTGATGAATTTTTGCAACTTTCATCCAAAGGTTTACGAAGTTCAATGCTGTTGGCTTTAGGCTACAGAGACACAAAAAACGACTGGAATCTTAATCAGAAAAAAGTACGCAAACCATTTGAGGAGTTTGTGACTTTTCTTTAG
- a CDS encoding RNA polymerase sigma factor yields MESQFEKLYSDYKHQVFFFVKKYVHGQDDIEDIVQDIFVHLWKHKDSLEKNKEAIVFKTAKQEIANFYRKNKLSFSDFKEESHLSIVKEEYDEEQFKSYSEQAEKLLKLIPEKSKSFFLKHKIDGLSYSEIAKENSISKNAVAKHVNKVLHILKTNIHLFFLLLIFIKKIF; encoded by the coding sequence TTGGAATCTCAATTTGAAAAACTATATTCTGATTATAAACATCAGGTCTTCTTTTTCGTGAAAAAATATGTTCACGGACAGGATGATATTGAGGATATCGTTCAGGATATTTTTGTTCATTTATGGAAACATAAGGATTCTTTAGAGAAAAATAAAGAAGCAATTGTTTTTAAAACTGCTAAACAAGAGATTGCCAATTTTTACAGAAAGAATAAACTGTCTTTTTCAGATTTCAAAGAAGAATCTCATCTCAGCATTGTGAAAGAAGAATATGATGAAGAGCAATTCAAATCTTATTCTGAACAAGCAGAAAAATTACTTAAATTAATTCCTGAAAAAAGTAAATCTTTTTTTCTCAAACATAAAATTGACGGACTAAGCTATTCCGAAATTGCAAAAGAAAATAGTATTTCCAAAAATGCTGTGGCTAAGCACGTTAATAAGGTGCTTCATATTCTAAAAACAAATATTCACTTATTTTTTCTGTTATTGATTTTCATTAAAAAAATTTTTTAA
- a CDS encoding histidine-type phosphatase, whose translation MKKSFSILLIAVSFFYQGQTTKEEILSNLNQTGGVYYAYPTPTKKLTAVPSGYQPFYISHYGRHGSRWLINDKDFSGVMDILKKANENNALTENGKSALQRLEKIWEIAEGHNGDLTELGGLQHKQISQRMFKNNPQAFGNNAIVTAKSTVVPRCIISMAYFTNELTANNPKLNIIIESSDKYMKYLNHHTKESIDFKSQDSFWQEEKRKFKQDGLRLDRFIKNLFNNDDYIYKNVNPEKVVESFYWIASDMQNLETDISFYDLFTKDEIFNIYQAINYQFYVNDAASPLSKGLVKNNAIPLVKNILEEAEDYIKNNKKGASLRFGHDGNIAPLLALWDVENMGAEEINPREVYKVWNAYEVAPMAANLQMIFYRNKKNDVLVKFLHNENEVHIPIKTNSFPYYQWNDVKVYLENLTSFQK comes from the coding sequence ATGAAGAAATCATTTTCAATTCTGCTAATTGCAGTTTCCTTTTTTTATCAAGGACAAACTACCAAAGAAGAAATCCTCTCAAATTTAAATCAAACCGGCGGTGTTTACTACGCTTATCCAACTCCGACAAAAAAACTGACTGCTGTTCCATCCGGATATCAGCCATTTTACATCAGTCATTACGGAAGACACGGCTCAAGATGGCTTATCAATGATAAAGATTTTTCCGGTGTGATGGACATTCTGAAAAAAGCTAATGAGAATAATGCCTTGACAGAAAACGGAAAATCAGCGTTACAACGATTGGAGAAAATTTGGGAAATTGCTGAGGGTCATAATGGCGATTTGACGGAATTAGGAGGATTGCAGCATAAACAGATTTCTCAAAGAATGTTCAAGAACAATCCGCAGGCTTTTGGAAATAATGCGATTGTGACAGCCAAATCAACGGTTGTTCCAAGATGCATCATCAGTATGGCGTATTTTACAAACGAATTAACAGCGAACAATCCAAAACTGAACATCATTATAGAATCTTCCGATAAGTATATGAAGTACTTGAACCATCATACCAAAGAATCCATCGATTTCAAAAGCCAAGATAGTTTTTGGCAGGAAGAAAAGAGAAAATTCAAGCAAGATGGGCTTCGTTTGGACAGATTTATCAAAAACCTGTTTAACAATGACGATTACATCTACAAAAATGTAAACCCTGAAAAAGTGGTGGAGTCATTCTATTGGATAGCCAGCGATATGCAGAATCTTGAAACTGATATTTCATTCTATGATTTGTTCACAAAAGATGAAATATTCAATATCTATCAGGCTATCAATTATCAATTTTATGTCAATGATGCAGCGTCGCCATTGAGCAAAGGATTGGTGAAGAATAATGCCATTCCGTTGGTGAAAAATATTTTGGAAGAGGCAGAAGACTATATTAAAAACAATAAAAAAGGAGCGTCTCTCAGATTCGGTCACGATGGGAATATTGCGCCATTGCTTGCTCTTTGGGATGTTGAAAATATGGGTGCGGAAGAAATCAATCCACGAGAAGTTTACAAAGTCTGGAATGCCTATGAAGTTGCTCCAATGGCCGCGAATCTTCAAATGATTTTTTACAGGAATAAGAAAAATGATGTTTTGGTAAAATTCCTTCATAACGAAAATGAAGTTCACATTCCCATCAAAACCAATAGTTTTCCTTACTATCAATGGAATGATGTGAAAGTTTATCTTGAGAATTTGACAAGTTTTCAGAAATAA
- a CDS encoding FecR family protein, with protein sequence MNHTEDENFKRNWEEVAEENQQMDSQTDERIRAGIQRKIKSGNKFKKLYWVAAAAVITGFGVLLYTPPSPASVEKTQSQYYSSTDFTKQISLPDGSKIVLEPHSTLELAKDFGKADRKITFTGKATFDIAKDKTKPFRINAKDFTVQVLGTKFFLDQTSGKEKVELFEGKVKVDHQGKITYLLPNESWNKNVEEKAQTYVVANVKRNFSFEDENFENIIQELEVVYNVKIDYPQEYSKKKIKGSFSGDMNEVLFAICYPFNLKAEKKSDNQLQLK encoded by the coding sequence ATGAATCACACAGAAGACGAAAATTTTAAAAGAAACTGGGAAGAAGTTGCCGAAGAAAATCAGCAAATGGACTCGCAAACTGATGAACGAATCCGAGCGGGAATTCAACGGAAGATAAAATCCGGGAACAAGTTCAAAAAATTATATTGGGTTGCTGCAGCTGCAGTAATCACAGGATTTGGCGTTCTTTTATATACGCCTCCTTCGCCAGCTTCTGTGGAGAAAACTCAGTCTCAATATTATTCCAGTACAGATTTCACCAAACAGATAAGCCTTCCTGATGGAAGTAAGATTGTTTTGGAACCTCACAGTACGCTTGAACTGGCAAAGGATTTTGGGAAAGCTGACAGGAAAATCACCTTTACAGGAAAGGCAACTTTTGATATTGCAAAAGATAAGACCAAGCCTTTTAGAATCAATGCTAAAGATTTTACAGTACAGGTTTTAGGAACTAAATTCTTCCTGGATCAAACGAGCGGAAAAGAAAAAGTAGAGCTTTTTGAAGGAAAAGTGAAGGTGGATCATCAAGGAAAAATCACCTATCTGCTTCCAAACGAATCTTGGAACAAAAACGTAGAAGAGAAAGCTCAAACATATGTGGTCGCCAATGTGAAAAGAAATTTCTCTTTCGAAGATGAAAATTTTGAAAATATCATCCAAGAGTTGGAAGTGGTTTATAATGTTAAAATCGATTATCCACAGGAATATTCCAAAAAGAAAATCAAAGGTTCATTCTCGGGCGATATGAACGAGGTCTTGTTCGCCATCTGTTATCCATTCAATCTTAAAGCTGAAAAAAAATCTGATAATCAATTACAATTAAAATAA